CAGGAGCATCCAGAGCGAGTGATGTAGAAGATACCGTTGAGGATTTCTCGCCAGCTATGTTCCCTTGGTCTATGGGTGAAGCAGGAGGGCTCGGGCATTAGCGGTTCGAGTATCGCCCACTCATTGTCCGAAAGATCGCTTGGGTAGCAGCTTGCTCGACTATTCATGCTCGATTATATCGTCTGGGAAAGTTTTAAGACAGTCTCTAATACCAGATTCGGTTAGTTCGTCACCGAACGGTGACGAACTAACCCGACCGAAGGGAGTGCTCTAGGATTCAAAAAGATAGCCCCTTGATGTTTTTTGTTTGAAGAGTATCTTTTTGAATCCGGTATAAGACCATCGAGCGCCTCAGGCTTGGCTCAGGTAGGCGGTGCCTCCAGACCCTCGAGGGCAGCCCGCTCATCGCGGCTGAGGCCAAAAAGCTCGAAAACTGCTTGATTGCAGGCCTCCAGGTCTCGCCTTTGCGCGGCCTCGGCAAGCGCTCGTCGCAAAACCTGGGGTACTTCGCTCCAGGGCGGGATTCGAATGCGCCTCAGGTACTGGGCCTGAAAGCGCAGGTATCCTCCGCGCATCCTAGTTGAATAGGCGGCCACGAAAAGCCGGGCCAGGCTCGAGCGCAAAACCGCCTGCAAAGCGTGCAGATCCCATGTTTCAGAGGTTACGTAGTACAGGTTGTGGTGTGGATAAAACGCCCCTTTCTCGAACACCACGTGTGCTGTTCCCTTGATGTCGGGAATCAGCAGCTTGGGGGTTCTGGCCAGCGAGGGGATAATGCGGTCGATGGTGCGGTACCACTGCGCAGGGGAGCGCCGGGCGCAGTAGCGGCCTGCGATCAGCTCCCTTCGCGCCTCGAGGTAGGCCTGCAGGCGGGGGTAGCGCCGCAGGTCTACCAGGTGGCCCTCCTCGTCAAAAGGGTTCACCAGGCCCTTTCCCTGCCACCGCACCTCGCCATCTAGGATGTCCTGGGTGGTGACCAGCGGCAGCTTGCGCTCAGGTTCCACCTCGAGGCTTTCGTAATCACCAATGAAGGCTTTGTCTGCGCCAGTGGCTACCCCAATGCCTACCTTGCAACCCACTTCCTCGATGGTCGGGAAGCGCTCTTCGAGCCTGCGAAGGAGGGCCACCCGGTGGGGTGCCTCGAGCAGCCAGGGGGCTGTGCCACGGGCAACCTGGGCCAGCTCCTGCACCCCGCTGTCCTGCGGCAGCCTTGGGGCCCGCAGCGCCTGGGCCAGCCTGCTCAGCTCGTTTGGCTCGAGGCGGGGCCGGTAAAAAACGCGTGTTGGACCGGGTTTGTCCCGGCTGATAACGGTGATGGCGGGGTAGGCCGTTACGCTGGAACGAAAGGCTGGTGTGTCGCTCATATCGACGTAGATCTTGAGGTGAAAGTTTTCCGCTACCAGCTTGCGCAGCGGGCCCCCGTAGCGGTTTTTAACCCAGCGGTTGGCGCAGATGAAGCCCAGCGTGCCGCCTTCGGCCAGCAGGTGCAGCGAGCGCTCGATAAACGGGATGTAAA
This is a stretch of genomic DNA from Meiothermus cerbereus DSM 11376. It encodes these proteins:
- a CDS encoding Eco57I restriction-modification methylase domain-containing protein, whose amino-acid sequence is MTSTFFDPDAHLASAIEPLSGANGAPLGAVFTRPEVVEFILDLSGYTDNLPLQHKRILEPSFGGGDFLFAIIRRLLSAWRARGRPRAALDELAQAIKAVELHRETFDATRTDVIALLEQEGLSRQTATALADRWLVQGDFLLTPIEGPFDFVVGNPPYVRQEMIPAALLSAYRSRYATIYDRADLYIPFIERSLHLLAEGGTLGFICANRWVKNRYGGPLRKLVAENFHLKIYVDMSDTPAFRSSVTAYPAITVISRDKPGPTRVFYRPRLEPNELSRLAQALRAPRLPQDSGVQELAQVARGTAPWLLEAPHRVALLRRLEERFPTIEEVGCKVGIGVATGADKAFIGDYESLEVEPERKLPLVTTQDILDGEVRWQGKGLVNPFDEEGHLVDLRRYPRLQAYLEARRELIAGRYCARRSPAQWYRTIDRIIPSLARTPKLLIPDIKGTAHVVFEKGAFYPHHNLYYVTSETWDLHALQAVLRSSLARLFVAAYSTRMRGGYLRFQAQYLRRIRIPPWSEVPQVLRRALAEAAQRRDLEACNQAVFELFGLSRDERAALEGLEAPPT
- a CDS encoding transposase, giving the protein MNSRASCYPSDLSDNEWAILEPLMPEPSCFTHRPREHSWREILNGIFYITRSGCS